A single window of Streptomyces sp. NBC_00464 DNA harbors:
- a CDS encoding SanA/YdcF family protein: MRLKPWGAGAVRALKGAAGRLRPRLPRTRRGRRLAVQGLMVGCVLALAPATWMHTVADARVRTAADVPAQQVAVVFGAGLWDGKPSPYLANRLRTAAELYRDKKVKVVLVTGDNSRVEYDEPDAMRTFLVAHGVPDSRIVSDFAGFDTWDSCVRARKIFGVERAVLVSQGFHIRRAIALCRAAGIDAYGVGVDAVHDATWYYGGTREVFAAGKAALDALFEPDPHFLGPKEPGVTEALAADGR, from the coding sequence ATGCGGCTGAAGCCATGGGGAGCGGGTGCGGTACGGGCGCTGAAGGGGGCCGCCGGCCGGTTGCGGCCACGGCTGCCGCGGACCCGACGGGGGCGGCGCCTGGCCGTGCAGGGCCTGATGGTCGGCTGTGTGCTGGCGCTGGCCCCGGCCACCTGGATGCACACGGTCGCCGACGCCCGGGTCAGGACGGCGGCGGACGTGCCCGCGCAGCAGGTCGCAGTGGTGTTCGGCGCGGGGTTGTGGGACGGCAAGCCGTCCCCGTATCTCGCGAACCGGCTGCGGACCGCGGCCGAGCTGTACCGGGACAAGAAGGTGAAGGTCGTGCTGGTGACCGGTGACAACAGCCGGGTGGAGTACGACGAGCCGGACGCGATGCGCACGTTCCTGGTCGCGCACGGGGTGCCGGACAGCAGGATCGTCAGCGACTTCGCCGGCTTCGACACCTGGGACTCGTGCGTGCGGGCCAGAAAGATCTTCGGGGTCGAGCGGGCGGTCCTGGTGAGCCAGGGCTTCCACATCCGGCGGGCGATCGCGCTGTGCCGGGCGGCGGGAATCGACGCGTACGGCGTCGGGGTCGATGCCGTACACGATGCGACCTGGTACTACGGGGGCACGCGGGAGGTGTTCGCGGCGGGGAAGGCGGCCCTGGACGCCCTGTTCGAGCCGGATCCGCACTTCCTGGGGCCCAAGGAGCCGGGCGTGACCGAGGCCCTCGCGGCGGACGGACGGTGA
- a CDS encoding Cof-type HAD-IIB family hydrolase, translating into MIASDLDGTLLRNDGTLSPRTLRALRTAEDAGTEIVIVTARPPRFVDRLAEATGLAGTAVCSNGALVYDIGTRTVVSSRVLPLTTAQRVATALAAAVPEVGFALETGNQVLYEPAYRLRMCEDAGAELPVPSLADLWLTEAPVTKLLAWSDRLDADTLLAAARQGTGDEVQLTHSGGRGLLEISAPGVTKAGTLEVLCAARGIDATEVIAFGDMPNDLTVLAWAGTGYAMANAHPAVLAAVPTHTATNEEDGVADVIERLFAARVQPEAAT; encoded by the coding sequence CTGATCGCGTCCGACCTGGACGGAACTCTGCTCCGTAACGACGGCACCCTCTCGCCCCGCACCCTGCGAGCCCTGCGCACGGCCGAGGACGCCGGCACGGAGATCGTCATCGTCACCGCCCGGCCGCCCCGGTTCGTCGACCGGCTCGCCGAGGCCACCGGCCTCGCGGGCACGGCGGTCTGCAGCAACGGGGCCCTCGTGTACGACATCGGGACCCGCACCGTCGTCTCCTCCCGCGTCCTGCCCCTGACCACCGCCCAACGGGTGGCCACCGCACTGGCGGCGGCGGTGCCCGAGGTGGGCTTCGCCCTGGAGACCGGCAACCAGGTGCTGTACGAACCCGCCTACCGGCTCCGCATGTGCGAGGACGCCGGCGCCGAACTCCCCGTACCGTCCCTCGCCGACCTCTGGCTGACCGAGGCCCCCGTGACCAAGCTGCTCGCCTGGTCGGACCGGCTCGACGCCGACACGCTGCTGGCCGCCGCCCGGCAGGGCACGGGTGACGAGGTGCAGCTCACCCACTCGGGCGGGCGCGGACTGCTGGAGATCAGCGCGCCCGGTGTCACCAAGGCCGGCACCCTGGAGGTGCTCTGCGCCGCCCGGGGCATCGACGCCACCGAGGTCATCGCCTTCGGCGACATGCCCAACGACCTCACCGTCCTCGCCTGGGCGGGCACCGGCTACGCGATGGCCAACGCCCACCCGGCCGTGCTCGCCGCCGTGCCGACGCACACCGCCACCAACGAGGAGGACGGCGTCGCCGACGTCATCGAACGGCTCTTCGCCGCGCGGGTACAGCCGGAGGCGGCGACCTGA
- a CDS encoding sirohydrochlorin chelatase: MTESAPERPQESLPLDSTAQLLTRITAQLGTQLSLVSLNGTRRPMHRTPQQPPHSNVSPLMPAAPALVAVAHGSRDPRALHTVTGLLDRVRELRPGLDVQLGHIELNAPLLPQTLDALGSGEAVLVPLLLGRGYHVKQDIPEAVAAAPALRTRTAGPLGPHPLLVEALHGRLTEAGWLPSDDGNRNSAVVLAAAGSRDPESAADTRRTAHLLSERLGGVPVVPAYASAATPTVPAALRALAARGRRRVAVASYFTAPGRFASAAADRAPWIAAAPLGAHPAMARLLLHRYDQARSGGAAAHETLMNTRFLATA, from the coding sequence ATGACGGAGTCGGCACCGGAACGTCCCCAGGAGTCCCTGCCCCTCGACAGCACGGCGCAACTGTTGACCCGTATCACCGCACAGCTCGGCACCCAGCTCAGCCTCGTCTCCCTGAACGGAACCCGACGGCCCATGCACCGAACCCCGCAACAGCCCCCGCACAGCAACGTGAGCCCCCTGATGCCCGCCGCCCCCGCCCTCGTCGCCGTCGCGCACGGCAGCCGGGACCCGCGGGCGCTGCACACGGTGACGGGGCTCCTGGACCGGGTGCGGGAACTGCGGCCGGGGCTCGACGTCCAGCTCGGTCACATCGAGCTCAACGCACCCCTCCTCCCGCAGACCCTGGACGCCCTGGGGAGCGGCGAGGCGGTCCTCGTACCGCTGCTGCTGGGCCGCGGCTACCACGTGAAGCAGGACATCCCGGAGGCCGTCGCCGCCGCCCCCGCCCTGCGCACCCGCACCGCCGGTCCGCTCGGGCCGCACCCGCTGCTGGTCGAGGCGCTCCACGGCCGGCTCACCGAGGCCGGCTGGCTCCCCTCGGACGACGGGAACCGCAACAGTGCCGTGGTCCTGGCCGCCGCCGGTTCGCGGGACCCCGAATCGGCCGCCGACACCCGCCGCACCGCGCACCTGCTCAGCGAACGGCTCGGCGGGGTGCCCGTCGTGCCCGCGTACGCCTCCGCCGCGACGCCCACCGTGCCGGCCGCCCTGCGCGCGCTGGCCGCCCGAGGCCGCCGACGGGTCGCCGTCGCCTCGTACTTCACCGCCCCCGGACGCTTCGCCTCGGCCGCGGCGGACCGGGCGCCCTGGATCGCCGCCGCACCGCTCGGCGCCCACCCGGCCATGGCACGCCTGCTGCTCCACCGCTACGACCAGGCACGATCGGGCGGCGCAGCCGCGCACGAAACCCTGATGAACACACGTTTCCTGGCCACCGCCTGA